A genomic segment from Lutibacter sp. A80 encodes:
- the tsaE gene encoding tRNA (adenosine(37)-N6)-threonylcarbamoyltransferase complex ATPase subunit type 1 TsaE, with amino-acid sequence MIKNYTLEELPLIAEEVIEFSKHKVLLFYGEMGVGKTTLIKEIVKKLGVLDTVSSPTFSLVNEYHSLNNEKVYHFDFYRIDKEEEAMDMGIEEYFYSNCWCLVEWPNKVENLLPLNSVIIKITTTENQLRTIEVKNNG; translated from the coding sequence ATGATAAAAAACTACACACTAGAAGAACTTCCTCTAATTGCAGAAGAAGTTATTGAATTTTCTAAACATAAAGTGCTGCTTTTTTATGGCGAAATGGGTGTTGGTAAAACAACACTTATAAAAGAAATTGTAAAAAAATTAGGTGTTTTAGATACCGTAAGTTCCCCTACTTTCTCTTTAGTAAACGAATATCATAGTTTAAATAACGAAAAAGTTTATCATTTTGATTTTTATAGAATTGATAAAGAAGAAGAAGCTATGGATATGGGGATTGAAGAATATTTTTACAGTAATTGTTGGTGTTTAGTTGAATGGCCAAATAAAGTAGAAAATTTACTACCTTTAAACTCGGTAATAATTAAAATTACCACAACAGAAAACCAACTACGAACTATAGAAGTCAAAAATAATGGGTAA